In one Streptomyces sp. T12 genomic region, the following are encoded:
- the dxr gene encoding 1-deoxy-D-xylulose-5-phosphate reductoisomerase: MSDSPAPLADPHLVYDPVAGDGPKDVVILGSTGSIGTQAIDLVLRNPDRFRVTALSANGGRVALLAEQAYRLRARTVAVAREDVVPALREALAAQYGTGEPLPEILAGPDAATQVAASDCHTVLNGITGSIGLAPTLAALEAGRTLALANKESLIVGGPLVKALAKPGQIIPVDSEHAALFQALASGTRADVRKLVVTASGGPFRGRTKAELANVTVEDALAHPTWAMGPVITINSATLVNKGLEVIEAHLLYDISFDRIEVVVHPQSYVHSMVEFTDGSTIAQATPPDMRGPIAIGLGWPERVPDAAPTFDWSKASTWEFFPLDNDAFPSVNLARHVGELAGTAPAVFNAANEECVEAFRAGALPFNGIMETVTRVVAEHGTPPAGTSLTVADVLEAESWARRRAQELAAHTAEACA; the protein is encoded by the coding sequence ATGAGCGACAGTCCAGCCCCCCTCGCCGACCCTCACCTCGTCTACGACCCGGTGGCGGGCGACGGCCCCAAGGACGTGGTGATCCTCGGCTCCACCGGCTCGATCGGCACCCAGGCCATCGACCTCGTGCTGCGCAACCCCGACCGGTTCCGGGTCACCGCCCTGTCCGCCAACGGCGGCCGGGTCGCCCTCCTCGCCGAGCAGGCGTACCGGCTGAGGGCGCGGACCGTCGCGGTCGCCCGCGAGGACGTCGTACCGGCCCTGCGGGAAGCTCTGGCGGCCCAGTACGGCACGGGGGAGCCGCTCCCCGAGATCCTGGCCGGCCCGGACGCGGCCACGCAGGTCGCCGCCTCCGACTGCCACACCGTCCTCAACGGCATCACCGGCTCCATCGGCCTCGCGCCCACCCTCGCCGCCCTGGAGGCGGGCCGCACCCTCGCGCTCGCCAACAAGGAGTCCCTCATCGTCGGCGGGCCGCTGGTCAAGGCGCTCGCCAAGCCCGGCCAGATCATCCCGGTCGACTCCGAGCACGCCGCCCTGTTCCAGGCGCTGGCGTCCGGCACGCGCGCGGACGTACGCAAGCTCGTCGTCACGGCGTCCGGCGGCCCCTTCCGCGGCCGCACGAAGGCCGAGCTGGCGAACGTGACGGTCGAGGACGCCCTCGCCCACCCCACCTGGGCCATGGGCCCGGTCATCACGATCAACTCCGCGACCCTGGTCAACAAGGGCCTGGAGGTCATCGAGGCGCACCTGCTCTACGACATTTCCTTCGACCGCATTGAGGTGGTCGTGCATCCCCAGTCGTATGTTCACTCGATGGTTGAGTTCACCGACGGATCCACGATCGCCCAGGCGACGCCCCCCGACATGCGCGGGCCGATCGCCATCGGCCTCGGCTGGCCGGAGCGCGTCCCCGACGCCGCGCCCACGTTCGACTGGAGCAAGGCGTCGACCTGGGAGTTCTTCCCGCTCGACAACGACGCGTTCCCGTCGGTCAACCTGGCGCGCCACGTGGGCGAGCTCGCGGGCACGGCACCCGCGGTGTTCAATGCGGCCAACGAGGAGTGCGTGGAGGCCTTCCGGGCCGGCGCGCTGCCGTTCAACGGGATCATGGAGACCGTGACGCGGGTGGTGGCGGAACACGGCACCCCGCCCGCGGGAACTTCACTCACCGTCGCGGACGTCCTCGAAGCGGAGAGCTGGGCCCGCAGGCGGGCACAGGAACTGGCGGCACACACGGCGGAGGCCTGTGCATGA
- a CDS encoding RIP metalloprotease, which yields MFILGIVLFAVGLLFSIAWHELGHLSTAKLFGIRVPQYMVGFGPTLWSRRKGDTEYGVKAIPFGGYIRMIGMFPPGPDGRLEARSTSPWRGMIEDARSAAFEELKPGDETRLFYTRKPWKRVIVMFAGPFMNLVLAVALFLTVLMAFGIQQQTTTVSSVSPCVIDQKEKREECKASDDKSPAAAAGMKAGDKIVSFGGVRTEDWNTLSDLIRDSAGEDVPIVVDRKGEQLTLHAKIATNWVVRKDASGAYVEGKYVQAGFLGFSAATGVVKQDFGDSVTWMGDRVGDAVDSLVALPSKIPALWDAAFGDGPREPDSPMGIVGAARVSGEIATLDIPASQQLATFVFLLAGFNLSLFLFNMLPLLPLDGGHIAGALWESLRRNTAKVLRRPDPGPFDVAKLMPVAYVVASIFICFTLLVLVADVVNPVRIS from the coding sequence ATGTTCATCCTCGGCATAGTGCTGTTCGCGGTCGGGCTGCTCTTCTCGATCGCCTGGCACGAGCTGGGCCACCTGTCCACGGCCAAGCTGTTCGGCATCCGCGTGCCGCAGTACATGGTCGGCTTCGGCCCGACCCTCTGGTCGCGGAGGAAGGGCGACACCGAGTACGGCGTCAAGGCGATCCCGTTCGGCGGCTACATCCGCATGATCGGTATGTTCCCGCCGGGCCCCGACGGCCGCCTCGAAGCCCGCTCGACCTCACCCTGGCGCGGCATGATCGAGGACGCCCGCTCGGCCGCGTTCGAGGAGCTCAAGCCGGGTGACGAGACCCGCCTCTTCTACACGCGCAAGCCGTGGAAGCGGGTCATCGTGATGTTCGCGGGCCCCTTCATGAACCTCGTCCTCGCGGTGGCCCTGTTCCTCACCGTGCTGATGGCCTTCGGCATCCAGCAGCAGACCACCACCGTCAGCTCGGTCTCCCCGTGCGTCATCGACCAGAAGGAGAAGCGCGAGGAGTGCAAGGCGTCCGACGACAAGTCCCCGGCCGCGGCCGCGGGCATGAAGGCCGGCGACAAGATCGTCTCCTTCGGCGGGGTACGGACCGAGGACTGGAACACCCTCTCCGACCTCATCCGGGACAGTGCCGGCGAGGACGTCCCGATCGTCGTCGACCGCAAGGGTGAGCAACTGACCCTGCACGCGAAGATCGCCACCAACTGGGTCGTGAGGAAGGACGCCAGCGGGGCGTACGTCGAGGGCAAGTACGTCCAGGCGGGCTTCCTCGGCTTCAGCGCCGCCACGGGCGTGGTCAAACAGGACTTCGGCGACTCCGTGACCTGGATGGGCGACCGGGTCGGCGACGCCGTCGACTCCCTCGTCGCCCTGCCCTCCAAGATCCCCGCACTGTGGGACGCGGCCTTCGGCGACGGCCCGCGCGAGCCGGACTCCCCGATGGGCATCGTCGGCGCGGCAAGGGTCAGCGGCGAGATCGCCACCCTCGACATCCCGGCCTCACAGCAGCTGGCCACCTTCGTCTTCCTGCTGGCCGGCTTCAACCTCTCCCTGTTCCTGTTCAACATGCTCCCGCTGCTGCCGCTCGACGGCGGCCATATCGCGGGCGCCCTGTGGGAGTCGCTGCGCCGCAACACGGCGAAGGTGCTGCGCCGGCCGGACCCGGGTCCGTTCGATGTGGCGAAGCTGATGCCGGTGGCGTACGTGGTCGCCTCGATCTTCATCTGCTTCACGCTGCTGGTGCTGGTCGCGGACGTGGTTAACCCGGTCAGAATCTCCTAG